From a region of the Xanthomonas rydalmerensis genome:
- a CDS encoding 23S rRNA (adenine(2030)-N(6))-methyltransferase RlmJ, translating to MNYRHAFHAGNHADVLKHVVLLALLDAFKRKDTPFFVLDTHAGRGRYLFTANEARKTGEAVAGVLRLMGQPTLPEVVERYLRAVQADNPVGALVAYPGSPLLVAQALRVQDRLAACELQPEEAVELKALFAHDRRVQVHAGDGYAAIKAFLPPKSGAARIGRGLVLIDPPYEAQDAEYPLIVAALRETLSRWPQAVCAVWYPIKQRRSLQPFFRKAAALPVASALVAELQVRPDDSPLRLNGSGMLLLNPPWQFEQALAQALPPLKAHLGEAGASTRLEWLKRET from the coding sequence ATGAATTACCGCCACGCCTTCCATGCCGGCAACCATGCCGATGTCCTCAAGCACGTCGTGCTGCTGGCGCTGCTCGATGCGTTCAAGCGCAAGGACACCCCGTTCTTCGTGCTCGATACCCACGCCGGGCGCGGCCGCTATCTGTTCACCGCCAACGAAGCGCGCAAGACCGGCGAGGCGGTGGCCGGCGTGCTGCGGCTGATGGGCCAGCCGACCCTGCCCGAGGTGGTGGAGCGCTATCTGCGCGCGGTGCAGGCCGACAATCCGGTCGGCGCCCTGGTCGCCTACCCCGGCTCGCCGCTGCTGGTGGCGCAGGCGCTGCGTGTGCAGGACCGCTTGGCCGCCTGCGAACTGCAGCCCGAGGAAGCCGTCGAACTCAAGGCGCTGTTCGCCCACGACCGCCGCGTGCAGGTGCATGCCGGCGACGGCTATGCGGCGATCAAGGCGTTCCTGCCGCCGAAGTCCGGGGCCGCCAGGATCGGGCGCGGGCTGGTGCTGATCGACCCGCCCTACGAGGCGCAGGACGCCGAGTACCCGCTGATCGTGGCCGCGCTGCGCGAGACCCTGAGCCGCTGGCCGCAGGCGGTGTGCGCGGTGTGGTACCCGATCAAGCAGCGCCGCAGCCTGCAGCCGTTCTTCCGCAAGGCCGCGGCCTTGCCGGTGGCGTCGGCACTGGTCGCCGAACTGCAGGTGCGCCCGGACGATTCGCCGCTGCGGCTCAACGGCAGCGGCATGTTGCTGCTCAATCCGCCCTGGCAGTTCGAGCAGGCGCTGGCGCAGGCGCTGCCGCCGCTGAAGGCGCATCTGGGCGAAGCCGGCGCCAGCACGCGCCTGGAGTGGCTCAAGCGCGAGACGTGA
- the creB gene encoding two-component system response regulator CreB yields the protein MLRGMSTPAAATPAACVLVVEDESAIADTVLYALRSEGYQVRHCQLGREALVQLREGGIDVVVLDVGLPDLSGFEVCRTLRGFSQVPVLFLTARNEEIDRVLGLELGADDYMAKPFSPRELVARVRARLRRPAVAVGDTDAGWQQHGDFAIDRDGRRIRWRGAVLDLTRYEYALLAALLQRPGAILSRAQLMDRGWDSSADSADRTVDTHIKTLRAKLRAAGASHDPIRTHRGLGYALEA from the coding sequence ATGCTGCGCGGCATGTCCACGCCTGCCGCTGCCACGCCCGCCGCCTGTGTCCTCGTGGTCGAGGATGAATCCGCCATCGCCGACACCGTGCTGTACGCGTTGCGCAGCGAGGGCTACCAGGTGCGCCACTGCCAACTCGGGCGCGAGGCGCTGGTGCAGCTCCGCGAGGGCGGGATCGACGTGGTGGTGCTGGACGTCGGCCTGCCGGACCTGAGCGGGTTCGAGGTGTGCCGCACGCTGCGCGGCTTCAGCCAGGTGCCGGTGCTGTTCCTGACCGCGCGCAACGAGGAGATCGACCGCGTGCTCGGCCTGGAACTGGGCGCCGACGACTACATGGCCAAGCCGTTCTCGCCGCGCGAGCTGGTCGCGCGGGTGCGGGCGCGGCTGCGGCGTCCGGCGGTGGCGGTCGGCGATACCGACGCGGGCTGGCAGCAGCACGGCGATTTCGCCATCGACCGCGACGGCCGCCGCATCCGCTGGCGCGGCGCGGTGCTGGACCTGACCCGCTACGAGTACGCGCTGCTGGCGGCGCTGCTGCAGCGGCCCGGCGCCATTCTCAGCCGCGCGCAACTGATGGACCGCGGCTGGGACAGCAGCGCCGACAGCGCCGACCGCACCGTCGACACCCACATCAAGACCTTGCGCGCCAAGCTGCGCGCAGCCGGCGCCAGCCACGACCCGATCCGCACCCACCGCGGCCTCGGCTACGCGCTGGAGGCCTGA
- a CDS encoding GNAT family N-acetyltransferase → MATRNRMPPWHETFTLPSGRELLIRPIRPEDSAPLQGAFGLLGPTEIRERFLHSMQELTEEMAQRLTHPNPKSELILVAAEPLPPGEAVVGAVARAAINPGTREAQYAILVSSFVSGQGLGRQLMRKLVKWARRKYLDRLYGDVLERNVPMLQLAESLGFQRMPHPDNPDLVRVVLELGS, encoded by the coding sequence ATGGCTACCCGCAACCGCATGCCTCCGTGGCATGAAACCTTCACCCTGCCCAGTGGGCGCGAATTGTTGATCCGGCCGATCCGGCCGGAAGACAGCGCGCCGCTGCAGGGCGCCTTCGGCCTGCTCGGGCCAACCGAGATCCGCGAGCGCTTCCTGCATTCGATGCAGGAGTTGACCGAGGAAATGGCGCAACGGCTCACCCACCCCAATCCGAAATCGGAACTGATCCTGGTCGCGGCCGAGCCGTTGCCGCCGGGCGAGGCCGTGGTCGGCGCGGTGGCGCGCGCGGCGATCAACCCCGGCACCCGCGAGGCGCAGTACGCGATCCTGGTCAGCAGCTTCGTCTCCGGCCAGGGCCTGGGCCGGCAGTTGATGCGCAAGCTGGTCAAGTGGGCGCGCCGCAAGTACCTGGACCGGCTCTACGGCGACGTGCTCGAACGCAACGTGCCGATGCTGCAACTGGCCGAGTCGCTGGGCTTCCAGCGCATGCCGCATCCGGACAATCCGGATCTGGTGCGGGTGGTGCTGGAACTGGGCAGCTGA
- a CDS encoding YwqG family protein encodes MKTSHAVAVSAAIGLGLAVLLVLLLLGGGWWALRAQRSHTPTTATAASASPADAEQLAAQALAPYQARLQATRRPMLQLHLQPMAQDDRLVSKVGGRPYWTGDKPYPHAADGQPLALLAQIDLARVPPLPGYPRQGMLQFFIGGDDFYGANFGDARSDLDALSVQRNFRVVYWPRLEASARQVQVPLPAADTLPFDPARPRAMQFDAGEETIGSSDVRFEQVLGTPLEEIAAAYASRHAVAQDAVDDALFDALSRGGHKLGGYPEFTQEDPRTRQDRQVLLLQLDSDEEMMWGDTGVANFFIDPDDLRRGDFSRVAYHWDCF; translated from the coding sequence ATGAAGACTTCGCATGCCGTCGCCGTGTCGGCGGCGATCGGGCTGGGACTGGCTGTGCTGCTGGTGTTGCTGCTGCTGGGTGGCGGCTGGTGGGCGCTGCGCGCGCAGCGCAGCCACACGCCGACGACCGCCACCGCCGCCTCTGCCTCCCCTGCCGATGCGGAGCAGCTGGCGGCACAGGCGTTGGCCCCGTACCAGGCGCGCCTGCAGGCCACGCGTCGGCCGATGCTGCAGCTGCATTTGCAGCCGATGGCGCAGGACGATCGCCTGGTCAGCAAGGTCGGCGGGCGCCCCTACTGGACCGGCGACAAGCCCTATCCGCACGCGGCCGATGGCCAGCCGCTGGCGCTGCTGGCGCAGATCGATCTGGCGCGCGTGCCGCCGCTGCCCGGCTACCCACGCCAGGGCATGCTGCAGTTCTTCATCGGCGGCGACGATTTCTATGGCGCCAACTTCGGCGACGCGCGCAGCGACCTGGACGCGCTGAGCGTGCAACGCAATTTCCGCGTGGTGTACTGGCCGCGGTTGGAAGCCTCGGCGCGGCAGGTGCAGGTGCCGTTGCCGGCCGCCGACACGCTGCCGTTCGATCCGGCGCGGCCGCGGGCGATGCAGTTCGACGCGGGTGAGGAAACCATCGGCAGCAGCGATGTGCGGTTCGAGCAGGTGCTGGGAACGCCGCTGGAGGAGATTGCCGCTGCGTACGCCAGCCGCCACGCGGTGGCGCAGGATGCGGTGGACGATGCGCTGTTCGATGCGCTGAGCCGGGGCGGACACAAGCTCGGTGGCTACCCGGAGTTCACCCAGGAAGACCCGCGCACGCGGCAGGACCGGCAGGTCCTGCTGCTGCAGTTGGACAGCGACGAGGAGATGATGTGGGGCGACACCGGCGTCGCCAATTTCTTCATCGATCCGGACGACTTGCGGCGCGGCGATTTCAGCCGTGTGGCTTATCACTGGGATTGCTTTTGA
- the creD gene encoding cell envelope integrity protein CreD: MKSVKLLLRFATIGGLILLLLIPLLMIRGTVQDRQHYRDEAVERVSQSKAGEQRLLGPLRVIPWTQERDVMVLDADGKRVSQRQTETGYVLQAPRRLLVEGELKPSQRHIGLFKVQVYSWHARLKAEFDDLDYAAADRRRYGTPYLAIGLQDVRGLVGTPNLRADGRALSLQPGSEGLANISKGVHAVLPALADPQQGRLTNLHDVQMEFVLDGTQALSIVPVGDDNQIALNSPWPHPLFGGRFLPNERRIGAQGFQANWALSSLATGAQAQLASGGQDLDALRVDLVDPVDVYTQAERASKYGLLFVVLTFVAFGLFELIKRLPIHPLQYLLVGLALAIFFLLLLSLSEHIPFWQAYLVSAVACIGLQFFYLSGVLRSRLRAAGFATMLTVLYGALYGLLASEDNALLMGSLLLFGILGAIMWITRRIDWYELGASLR; encoded by the coding sequence ATGAAATCCGTGAAACTGCTCCTGCGATTCGCCACCATCGGTGGATTGATCCTGTTGTTGCTGATCCCGCTGCTGATGATTCGCGGCACCGTGCAAGATCGCCAGCACTACCGCGACGAAGCGGTGGAGCGGGTGTCGCAGAGCAAGGCCGGCGAACAGCGCCTGCTCGGCCCGCTGCGGGTGATCCCGTGGACCCAGGAACGCGACGTGATGGTCCTCGATGCCGACGGCAAACGCGTGAGCCAGCGCCAGACCGAGACCGGCTACGTGCTGCAGGCGCCACGGCGGCTGCTGGTCGAAGGCGAGCTGAAGCCCTCGCAGCGCCACATCGGCCTGTTCAAGGTGCAGGTCTACAGCTGGCATGCGCGGCTCAAGGCCGAGTTCGACGATCTCGATTACGCCGCCGCCGACCGCCGCCGCTATGGCACGCCGTATCTGGCGATCGGCCTGCAGGACGTGCGCGGCCTGGTCGGCACGCCGAACCTGCGCGCCGACGGCCGCGCACTGTCGCTGCAGCCGGGCTCGGAGGGGCTGGCCAATATCTCCAAGGGCGTGCACGCGGTGCTTCCCGCGCTGGCCGATCCGCAGCAGGGGCGGCTCACCAATCTGCACGACGTGCAGATGGAGTTCGTGCTCGACGGCACCCAGGCGCTGTCGATCGTGCCGGTCGGCGACGACAATCAGATCGCGTTGAACTCGCCGTGGCCGCATCCGTTGTTCGGCGGCCGCTTCCTGCCCAACGAACGCCGCATCGGCGCGCAGGGCTTCCAGGCGAACTGGGCGCTGTCGTCGCTGGCCACCGGCGCGCAGGCGCAGCTGGCCTCCGGCGGACAGGACCTCGATGCGTTGCGCGTGGACCTGGTCGACCCGGTGGACGTGTACACCCAGGCCGAGCGCGCCAGCAAATACGGCCTGCTGTTCGTGGTGCTGACCTTCGTGGCCTTCGGCCTGTTCGAGCTGATCAAGCGCCTGCCGATCCACCCGCTGCAGTACCTGCTGGTCGGCCTGGCGCTGGCGATCTTCTTCCTGCTGCTGCTCAGCCTGTCCGAGCACATTCCGTTCTGGCAGGCGTATCTGGTGTCGGCGGTGGCCTGTATCGGGCTGCAGTTCTTCTACCTGTCCGGGGTGTTGCGCAGCCGCCTGCGCGCGGCCGGCTTCGCCACCATGCTTACCGTGTTGTACGGCGCGCTGTACGGCCTGCTGGCCTCGGAGGACAACGCCTTGCTGATGGGCTCGCTGCTGCTGTTCGGCATCCTCGGCGCGATCATGTGGATCACCCGCCGGATCGACTGGTACGAACTCGGCGCGTCGCTGCGCTGA
- the creC gene encoding two-component system sensor histidine kinase CreC codes for MRLGLKLFLGFFLIVGVAAFFVMRVFVNEVKPGVRQAMESTLVDAANVLAQMAAQDLKDRRIASGRFARDLAAAQRRDPRAMVWRFPKHSIDYRVTLTDAAGIVVFDSRGQDIGRDNSRWNDVYRTLRGEYGARSSPEADGDPNHTVMHVAAPVYDPADPRRLIGVLTLSQANRSIEPFIVASQRSILLRGAWLIGISALIGILMTWGLLRGIGRLNRYAQAVSAGAPVPPPPPRRDEIGDLGRALETMRRKLEGKQYVEQYVQSLTHEMKSPLAAIRGAAELLQEPLPEPERQRFVRNIADQQQRLTETIDKLLALAEVEQHGWLQRREPVALVPLCAELAEALAPQLQARGLRLEVQALDPALVVSGDPYLLRQALHNLLDNAIAFSPEGAAIVLRAERGADARVLLTVEDHGPGVPDYALERVFERFYSLARPATGQRSSGLGLPFVREVARLHGGDASLRNRDGGGAVACLALPLA; via the coding sequence GTGCGGCTGGGGCTGAAGCTGTTCCTGGGCTTCTTCCTGATCGTCGGCGTGGCCGCGTTCTTCGTGATGCGGGTGTTCGTCAACGAGGTCAAGCCAGGCGTGCGCCAGGCGATGGAATCGACCCTGGTGGACGCGGCCAACGTGCTGGCGCAGATGGCCGCGCAGGATCTGAAGGACAGGCGGATCGCCAGCGGCCGTTTCGCCCGCGATCTGGCCGCTGCGCAACGGCGCGATCCGCGGGCGATGGTCTGGCGCTTCCCCAAGCACAGCATCGACTACCGCGTCACCCTCACCGATGCGGCGGGCATCGTGGTGTTCGATTCGCGCGGGCAGGACATCGGCCGCGACAACTCGCGCTGGAACGACGTGTACCGCACCCTACGCGGCGAGTACGGCGCCCGCTCCAGTCCCGAGGCCGACGGCGACCCCAACCACACGGTGATGCACGTGGCCGCGCCGGTCTACGATCCGGCCGATCCGCGGCGGCTGATCGGCGTGCTGACCCTGTCCCAGGCCAATCGCAGCATCGAGCCGTTCATCGTCGCCAGCCAGCGCAGCATCCTGTTGCGCGGCGCCTGGCTGATCGGCATCTCCGCGCTGATCGGGATCCTGATGACCTGGGGCCTGCTGCGCGGGATCGGCCGGCTCAACCGCTACGCGCAGGCGGTCAGCGCCGGTGCCCCGGTACCGCCGCCGCCGCCGCGCCGCGACGAGATCGGCGATCTCGGCCGGGCGCTGGAGACCATGCGTCGCAAGCTGGAGGGCAAGCAGTACGTCGAGCAGTACGTGCAGTCGCTGACCCACGAGATGAAAAGCCCGCTGGCGGCGATCCGCGGCGCTGCGGAACTGCTGCAGGAGCCGCTGCCGGAACCGGAACGGCAGCGTTTCGTGCGCAACATCGCCGATCAGCAGCAGCGCCTCACCGAGACCATCGACAAGCTGCTGGCGTTGGCCGAGGTGGAGCAGCACGGCTGGCTGCAGCGGCGCGAGCCGGTGGCGCTGGTGCCGCTGTGCGCCGAACTGGCCGAAGCATTGGCGCCGCAGCTGCAGGCGCGCGGGCTGCGGTTGGAGGTGCAGGCGCTGGACCCGGCCCTGGTGGTGTCGGGCGATCCCTACCTGCTGCGCCAGGCGCTGCACAACCTGCTCGACAACGCCATCGCCTTCTCGCCGGAGGGCGCGGCCATCGTGTTGCGTGCCGAGCGCGGCGCCGATGCGCGCGTGCTGCTGACGGTGGAGGATCACGGCCCGGGTGTTCCGGACTATGCGCTGGAGCGTGTGTTCGAGCGCTTCTATTCGCTGGCGCGCCCGGCCACCGGCCAGCGCAGCTCCGGTCTGGGCCTGCCGTTCGTGCGTGAGGTGGCGCGCTTGCACGGCGGTGACGCCAGCCTGCGCAACCGCGACGGCGGCGGCGCGGTGGCCTGCCTGGCGCTGCCGCTGGCCTGA
- a CDS encoding YgiW/YdeI family stress tolerance OB fold protein: MRKPLLPTLAVLALATLASGQAAAQYTGPSSVQATTVKQLLDHGKDDQHVVLRGRIVSHDGGDRYTFRDASGSMKVEIDAHRLPAGRPFDDKAEVELLGEVDKDLRSIEVDVDEVRFLR, from the coding sequence ATGCGCAAGCCCCTTCTTCCCACGCTCGCCGTCCTCGCCCTCGCAACGCTGGCCAGTGGCCAGGCCGCGGCCCAGTACACCGGTCCCAGCAGCGTGCAGGCGACCACGGTGAAGCAACTGCTCGACCACGGCAAGGACGACCAGCATGTGGTGCTGCGCGGGCGCATCGTTTCCCATGACGGCGGCGACCGCTACACCTTCCGCGACGCCAGCGGCAGCATGAAGGTGGAGATCGACGCGCATCGGCTGCCGGCCGGGCGCCCGTTCGACGACAAGGCCGAGGTCGAACTGCTGGGCGAGGTTGACAAGGACCTGCGTTCCATCGAGGTCGACGTCGACGAAGTGCGCTTCCTGCGCTGA